The Collibacillus ludicampi region AACCTGCAAGTCGATTGGAAGGAAATGAAGTTTGATGGAATCATCCCCGCTTTGCAAGCGAAACAGGTCGATGCGGCGGTTTCAGCCATCACGATTCGCGATGATCGTAAGCAGGTCGTTGATTTCACGAATCCTTATTTCAAATCTGGCCTCTCGATCGTCGTGAAAAAGGATAGTCCGATCCAAAAGCTTGAAGATTTAAAAGGAAAAACGATCGTGGCCAAGCAGGGAACCACAGGTTTGGCGAAAGCAAAAGAATTGGCTGAGAAATACGGGGCGAAAGTAAAAACGCTGCAAGATGACACAGCGCTTTATTTGGATGTAGAATCTGGAAACTCGGATGCGACCATAAACGATTTCCCAGGAGCTGCGTATAAAATTAAAGTCGATGGCGAAAAATCCAACCTCCGTATCTTAGGAGATAAATTGACGGGCGAAGACTATGGAATCGCGGTTGCAAAGGGCAACAAGGAATTGTTGGACAAATTCAATCAGGGATTGAAGGAACTGCAAGACAGCGGAGAATTCCAAAAGCTGTATGACACATACTTCAGTAGCAGCAAATAAATCAAGATCAACGATTCAAATAAAAAGGGTGTGGAATAACCGCACTCTTTTTTTAAGAAGGTGGGAGTCGTAGCATGCAAACCTGGGGTATTATCAAAGACGCACTACCGTATCTATTAGACGGTGCCATTTTAACCTTGCAAATCACCGTCATCTCATTACTGATCGCGCTTTTGATCGGACTTTTTTTTGGGATGTTGCGCATTTCAAACAACCGTATTTTGCGTTTCATCGCAGCGGTCTATGTGAACTTGATTCGCGGAACGCCCCTATTGATTCAGATCTTATTTATTTATATCGGTCTGCCGGCCGCTTTGGATTTCAAACTGCCTCCTTTCGCAGCCGGAGTGATTGCCATCAGTATCAATGCGGGCGCCTATCTGGTGGAAATTTTCCGTGCGGGAATCGAGTCGATCGATAAAGGACAGATGGAAGCGGGACGTTCACTCGGTTTTACTTACGGACAAACGATGCGTTTGATTATACTCCCACAAGCGGTTCGACGGATGATTCCGGCGTTTGTCAATCAATTTATCATCAGTCTGAAAGACACTTCACTTCTCTCGGTCATCGGGCTGGCGGAACTGACGATGCAAGGTCAATCGATCTATTCGGTGAATTTCCGTGCATTCCAGATTTTAAGTGCGGTAGGTCTCATCTACTTTATCATCATCTATGCTTTAACTTTGGTTTCTCATTGGCTTGAACGGAGGCTTTCGACGACTTGATGAGGTCAAATCTCTCAAAAAACGTACTGGAGGTTTTGAAGGACATCCATCTGAAAATCAGGGAGCGGGAAGTCGTCTGTATCAATGAGCTGTCTAAAACTTGTCTATGAACCTGTTGATAAAGATCGCTAGATAAGCTACACTAAAACGGACCGCTGGTTCATCCTGGCGGTCCTTTCGCTTTTTTTGTTGAAAAATCTGTACATAAGGAGGTCTGGTCAATTGGAAGCTCGTGAAAATAATCAACCGGAAGGTGCTGCTCATCTGACGGTTGGTGTGGAAGAGAAACTTCCGCCGGTCAAAAGCTTGCTCTATGCACTACAGCACGTATTTGTTTCCAATGTATGGCTTGATCCTGTCTTTGTGGCTTCGATGATCGGGTTACCTTTAGCGCTCTCGGCCAACATGGTCAATGCCATTTTTATAGCGGCAGGATTGGTCACACTGACACAAGCCACCCGACTGGTGCGATTACCCGTGATTCAAGGTCCGTCTGCCGCGTTCGATTCATTGATGATTACAGCGGGAAAAGCGAACGGGTTGGCGGCCGCAGCGGGGGGAATCATTCTCAGCGCATTATTCGTTTTTATTCTGGCGGTTACAGGTTTGATAGGCCGTCTGCGATCCGTCTTCACTCCAGTCGTAACGGGAAGCGTCATTTTCATTGTGGGTGTTGCCCTATCCGGATTCACCTTGTTCGAGTTTCTGGGGGGATCGCCTGGAATGAGTACGTTCCTTGCGAAGCCCGTATTGCTCATGTCCATCTCGACATCGCTTGTTGTCATCGTTCTTTCCGTTTTTGGGAAAGGGATTTGGCGTTCCTACGCATTTTTAATCGGCTTGGTCGTAGGAGATATCATCGCTTGGTCATTAGGAAAGATTGATGTCTCGGCAGTTGCGGAGAAAGCTTGGTTTGGTTTCCCGCAGTTGCTTCCTTACGGGCCGCTCGAAATCAATGGGAAGGCTTTCACGACCTTTTTCTTCGCGTATATCGTTGCTGTGATAGAAGCCATGGGTGTCTATCATGCCGCTGCCGAAGTCGTCCGTATACCGTTGGACGAAAAACGCATTCGCTACGGCTTCATGGGTGAATCGCTCGGTTCGATCGTTTCCTCGTTCATCGGCGGGTTTCCTACAACTGCTTTCGGTCAAAATGTCGGTTTGCTGCGATTGACAGGGGTTGCCTCTCGACATGTGGTGATCGTAGCAGGCGTGATTTTTCTCGTTCTCGGTTTTGTACCCAAAGCGGGGGCCTTGCTGGCATTGACACCCGATGCCGTAGTAGGCGGACTCTTCTTACCCGCAGCCGCTTCTTTGATCTTCAGCGGGATCGGGCTTCTGGCGCGCATGGAAAAGAACGATGTCAACTATATGATCGCAGGGATGTCTATTTTATTGGCGATTGCGCTGCCGGAAAACTTTAAAGGAATGGAAGGTATCATCGCTGAATTTTTGTCAAACACCATCTTGGTGGGAGCGATGACAGCCATCTTACTACAGATTCTTCTCGTGAATCTCCCGCGAATGGTAAGGAGATCATGACGAAGCCTGTGATTGAATGACACTCCATCCGGTTATATTGGGAAATAGATCCTCTTTTCGTTGAAGGGGGATCTAGCGAAGAAGAACATGCGCTTCAATGGTCATCCGTTGAAGTTCGAAGATGGAGTGATAGGATGAAACATTTCTCGAACGAGGTCGCAGTTATCGTCGGAGGATCCAGCGGGATCGGAAAAGAAACGGCCCTGCGGTTTGCCGATCGAGGTGCACAGATCATATTGATCGCGCGGGGTATCGAGCGTCTGCAGGAAGTTGTTGCCGAGATTCGCAAGCGGGGGGGCAAGGCCGAGGCGTTTTCTGCAGATGTCTCGAATATGGAAGATGTGAAAAAAGCGGTGCGCCGAATAGAGGAGACATATGGCCGGGTGGATGTCCTGGTTTACAGTGCAGCCATTTTTTATTTATCTTCCGTGGAAGCGTTGGATATTCGTCTCGCCAAACAATCGATGGAGATCAATTATTGGGGCGCCGTGCACGTGACCCGGGAAATCTTGCCTCTGATTCGCAAAGGAAAACGCAAATCAATCGTTTATGTTACCTCCTTATCGGCGCAATGTACTCCCCCCTTTTTCACGGCATATGCCGCATCCAAACACGCGCTCAGGGGGTTTATCCTTTCCCTGAGGCAGGAACTTCGCCCGGAAGGCATACATGTCGGCATGGTTTCACCGGGGCCGGTCAACACACCTTTAATCGAAAATGACATTCACAAAAATATGTATCGTTTGCCGCCCGGAGTTCCTGTTTTAAAAACGCAACCGGTGGCGGAGGGGATACTGTCGACCGTTGTCAAAAGGAGAAAAGAGCTCGTGCTCCCGCGTCGCATGACGGCAGCGGCACGGCTTGCCAGCGCTTTTCCTTCATGCGTCGAGTGGTATTACCGCTTGTCCGTCCCCGGTTGGGACAAACTGATCCGAGCCCAGATCAAAAGACCCACGGTATGAGCACCGTGGGTCTTTCTCCAAATTAATTCATCGGAACCTGTGGAATAATCTTTCCTTCGATACGTTCGAAGATATCGTCGAGATCTGGGCCCGTGATCGTCAAACCATGGTTCTTTAGCCCGATAATCGCGCGGGTCGGTTCATCCGCCTGGCGTACCAGCTCTGCTACCGCCTGAGCAAGTTCAAGCGTACCGCAGGGATAATTGATCTGTGTGGAAGGGATTCCTTCCATCCAGGCATGAATATGAACGATGGCTCCGACCTTCGGATGTTCCGTGTAAATCATCCAGTGTTCAATCGCATCCACTGAAACGCGACGCGGCTGAACATTCGGCGGAACGCTCAACAACATCGTCTGTCGATCCGAATCGAAACCTTTGATATAAAGAATATCCTGTCCGATCCTGCGCAAATCTCCTTTGTTGACCCCGCTGCCGCTCATCCAAAAATGGTTTTCGTTCTTGCGGGCACTGACATTTCCGTAACTGAGACCGCCGATTCCGTATAATCGCTTGACGTGGCGGAAATCATCCGGAGGCAAAATCTCCTGGAT contains the following coding sequences:
- a CDS encoding amino acid ABC transporter permease, whose amino-acid sequence is MQTWGIIKDALPYLLDGAILTLQITVISLLIALLIGLFFGMLRISNNRILRFIAAVYVNLIRGTPLLIQILFIYIGLPAALDFKLPPFAAGVIAISINAGAYLVEIFRAGIESIDKGQMEAGRSLGFTYGQTMRLIILPQAVRRMIPAFVNQFIISLKDTSLLSVIGLAELTMQGQSIYSVNFRAFQILSAVGLIYFIIIYALTLVSHWLERRLSTT
- a CDS encoding solute carrier family 23 protein — encoded protein: MEARENNQPEGAAHLTVGVEEKLPPVKSLLYALQHVFVSNVWLDPVFVASMIGLPLALSANMVNAIFIAAGLVTLTQATRLVRLPVIQGPSAAFDSLMITAGKANGLAAAAGGIILSALFVFILAVTGLIGRLRSVFTPVVTGSVIFIVGVALSGFTLFEFLGGSPGMSTFLAKPVLLMSISTSLVVIVLSVFGKGIWRSYAFLIGLVVGDIIAWSLGKIDVSAVAEKAWFGFPQLLPYGPLEINGKAFTTFFFAYIVAVIEAMGVYHAAAEVVRIPLDEKRIRYGFMGESLGSIVSSFIGGFPTTAFGQNVGLLRLTGVASRHVVIVAGVIFLVLGFVPKAGALLALTPDAVVGGLFLPAAASLIFSGIGLLARMEKNDVNYMIAGMSILLAIALPENFKGMEGIIAEFLSNTILVGAMTAILLQILLVNLPRMVRRS
- a CDS encoding SDR family NAD(P)-dependent oxidoreductase, producing the protein MKHFSNEVAVIVGGSSGIGKETALRFADRGAQIILIARGIERLQEVVAEIRKRGGKAEAFSADVSNMEDVKKAVRRIEETYGRVDVLVYSAAIFYLSSVEALDIRLAKQSMEINYWGAVHVTREILPLIRKGKRKSIVYVTSLSAQCTPPFFTAYAASKHALRGFILSLRQELRPEGIHVGMVSPGPVNTPLIENDIHKNMYRLPPGVPVLKTQPVAEGILSTVVKRRKELVLPRRMTAAARLASAFPSCVEWYYRLSVPGWDKLIRAQIKRPTV
- a CDS encoding basic amino acid ABC transporter substrate-binding protein produces the protein MKKLKMIAFAAVASVLAMSMAGCGTSKETAQTNGESGKNNKVTVAVINDYPPFEYKKDGKLTGFDIDLVNAIAKKENLQVDWKEMKFDGIIPALQAKQVDAAVSAITIRDDRKQVVDFTNPYFKSGLSIVVKKDSPIQKLEDLKGKTIVAKQGTTGLAKAKELAEKYGAKVKTLQDDTALYLDVESGNSDATINDFPGAAYKIKVDGEKSNLRILGDKLTGEDYGIAVAKGNKELLDKFNQGLKELQDSGEFQKLYDTYFSSSK